A genomic segment from Aegilops tauschii subsp. strangulata cultivar AL8/78 chromosome 1, Aet v6.0, whole genome shotgun sequence encodes:
- the LOC109784104 gene encoding scarecrow-like protein 30, with protein MATEPLHDNLDNVAATDESDSSSQQQLTVYNYDLSGPQSKVLSPANQESTDLLGGVTDPGLCSNKSSLGQNQFQISPGGSPEHRQIRSNDALHYISQMLMEDVDERFDICQGEAALQDAEKPFRDILGEVCASATNWPPLHTNNKPDDSDKSGTSRYKRLWSTSFSNDYSSYNVLQPLATPLSSYIYNTSLFLPNQPLTSVGWTSGSGFPALHCQRGVEEEKMFAASIVKMVIYLKNGILYISQLTTKANVGEMSENTIFEVADQRGWDTFQGRSNKHHAITTCAIIRNENFDRVLLCYGQKSFDGITRLRERMAGEGNKNSLKSRRKGRQKLWVRKQPRKELVDLRTLLIHCAEAVAKDNHLLANDLLKKIRRHSSADGDCTQRLAFYLVDGLEARLAGIGSQVYRNLVERRTNTTDWLEAYSLLLEACPFKRVSYNFANQTILDVSQRQPRVHIVDFGISFGFQWPSMIQRFAQREEGAPKLRITGIEAPQPGFRSCEMIEETGRRLADYANMFKVPFQYQGIAASRWETIKIEDLNIDEDEVLIINCIFRMKNLGHETESINSARDEVLKIMRRMNPKVFISCTMNGLHSSPFFIQRFKEVMLHYSSMFDMLDANVPRDNEAREMIERIIFGRDALNIIACEDAERTRPESYRQWQARFLKAGFQQPPVDQAVLKKTVHMKNSLYHEEFFAVEDRGWLLQGWKGRVLYAISKWEPDDQQDSNSFSSAQTSIGNLPPL; from the coding sequence ATGGCGACTGAACCTCTTCATGACAATCTGGACAATGTCGCAGCAACCGACGAAAGTGATTCCTCTTCCCAGCAGCAACTCACCGTGTACAACTACGACCTGAGTGGTCCACAGTCCAAAGTTCTTTCCCCAGCAAACCAAGAAAGCACAGATCTGCTTGGTGGAGTCACTGACCCTGGGTTGTGCAGTAACAAAAGCAGCCTTGGACAAAACCAATTTCAGATTTCTCCAGGGGGTAGCCCTGAGCACCGCCAGATAAGATCAAACGATGCTCTTCACTACATAAGCCAGATGCTGATGGAAGACGTCGACGAGAGGTTCGACATATGCCAAGGAGAGGCTGCTCTCCAGGATGCTGAGAAGCCATTCCGTGACATTCTTGGGGAGGTATGTGCATCGGCTACTAACTGGCCGCCATTGCATACCAACAACAAACCAGACGACTCTGATAAGAGTGGGACCAGCCGTTACAAGAGGCTCTGGAGCACTAGCTTCAGTAATGACTATTCCAGTTACAATGTGTTACAGCCCTTAGCAACCCCGTTGAGTTCATATATCTATAATACGAGTCTTTTTCTACCGAACCAGCCGTTGACAAGTGTTGGATGGACTTCCGGATCTGGCTTCCCTGCCTTGCATTGTCAAAGAGGTGTCGAGGAGGAAAAGATGTTTGCTGCAAGTATTGTTAAGATGGTGATATATTTAAAGAACGGCATACTTTATATTTCCCAACTGACTACAAAGGCAAATGTAGGAGAAATGAGCGAAAACACAATCTTTGAGGTGGCGGACCAAAGGGGCTGGGATACCTTTCAAGGAAGGAGCAATAAACATCATGCCATCACCACTTGTGCAATAATTCGAAATGAAAATTTCGACCGAGTTCTGCTATGCTATGGCCAGAAGAGTTTCGATGGAATAACAAGACTGCGAGAAAGGATGGCGGGGGAAGGAAACAAAAACTCACTGAAAAGCCGGAGGAAAGGGCGTCAGAAGCTATGGGTTAGGAAGCAACCGAGGAAAGAGTTGGTTGATCTCAGGACTCTCCTCATCCATTGCGCAGAAGCTGTGGCAAAAGACAACCACCTGTTGGCCAATGACCTCCTAAAGAAGATAAGACGACACTCCTCAGCAGATGGTGATTGTACTCAGAGACTGGCATTTTACTTGGTGGATGGCCTTGAGGCACGCTTGGCTGGAATTGGGAGTCAGGTTTATCGCAATCTCGTGGAAAGGCGAACAAATACCACAGATTGGCTAGAGGCTTACAGCCTTCTTCTTGAAGCTTGCCCTTTCAAAAGGGTGTCATACAACTTTGCCAACCAAACTATTCTTGATGTCTCACAAAGGCAACCAAGGGTGCACATCGTCGATTTTGGCATCAGCTTCGGCTTTCAGTGGCCATCAATGATTCAGAGGTTTGCACAGCGAGAAGAGGGAGCCCCTAAGCTTCGGATCACAGGTATAGAAGCTCCCCAGCCAGGTTTTCGCTCCTGCGAAATGATCGAGGAGACAGGGAGGCGGTTAGCTGATTATGCAAACATGTTCAAGGTACCTTTTCAGTATCAGGGCATTGCCGCTTCAAGATGGGAGACCATTAAAATTGAGGATCTTAACATTGACGAGGATGAAGTTCTCATAATCAACTGCATATTCCGGATGAAGAATCTTGGTCATGAAACCGAATCCATAAATAGCGCAAGGGATGAGGTGCTGAAAATTATGAGGAGGATGAACCCAAAGGTTTTTATTTCTTGCACCATGAATGGTTTACACAGTTCTCCCTTCTTCATACAACGATTCAAAGAGGTTATGCTCCATTACTCTTCAATGTTTGATATGCTTGATGCAAATGTTCCACGGGATAATGAAGCAAGGGAGATGATTGAGAGGATCATATTTGGGCGGGATGCACTTAACATCATAGCATGTGAGGATGCAGAAAGGACTAGGCCAGAAAGTTACAGGCAGTGGCAAGCAAGATTTCTCAAGGCTGGGTTCCAGCAGCCTCCTGTCGATCAAGCTGTCTTAAAGAAAACAGTACACATGAAGAACTCACTTTATCATGAGGAATTTTTTGCTGTTGAAGATCGCGGTTGGCTGCTACAAGGATGGAAAGGGAGAGTACTTTATGCTATATCGAAATGGGAACCTGATGATCAGCAAGACTCGAACAGTTTTTCAAGTGCACAAACCTCCATAGGCAACTTACCACCTCTGTAA